The sequence below is a genomic window from Alphaproteobacteria bacterium.
CACTTTGTATAAGCGTTTGGATACGCCTGTGGTTCCCGTTGCCTTAAATTCGGGCGTCTATTGGCCTCGCCGGACGTTTTTAAAATATCCTGGGGAAATTGTACTAAAATTTTTGCCCCCCCTGCAACCGGGCATGGAAGAAAAAGAGTTCATGAGCGCTTTAGAAAAATCGATTGAAACTGCTAGTAAGGGTTTACTGCACTAAAGCACTTCTACCTTGTGCCAAACCATAAAAAAGGCTACATTTACAAATATAAATATGCTCATATCATTAGAACATTATTTAATACTCAGTATTATTATTTTTTGCCTGGGATTTGCAGTCCTTTTGGCACACCCCCGAAACTTGTTAATTATGTTGATGGGAGTTGAAGTTATGCTGCTTGGATGCCTGCTGGTTTTTATTTGCTTTGCAAAACTTTATCATAACATCGATGGCCTTGTGTTTGCCCTTGTGATTTTAACCCTTTCTGCCACTAAATTAGCTGTGGGTATTTCACTTCTTATTCTGTATTTCCGCCACTATCATAGTCTTTCCCTCAAAAATCTGATGACCTTAAAAAGATGATTTCCTTGGCCGCCATTCTGTGTGTTTTTCTGCCTTTTGTAAGCGGCCTTTCTTTGTTTTTCAGCCTGAGCAAACTCAATGATGAAAAAGTTCAGATCATAACTATTGCGATTCAAGGCTTGGTTACCCTTATTTCCCTAGGCCTGTTGATTCACTTTCTGTACAATCCAATTCCCTTAGCCATTCCTCTTTTTAAGTGGATTCATACTTCATTTTTAACCGTGCAGTGGGCCCTAAGGCTCGACAAAATCAGCCTATGGTTCTTATGCCTTTTGAATGTTTTATCGTTCCTTATTTACCTGTACAGCACCAGCTATATGGCCCAGGATTCCTCACGATCTCGGTTCTACATTTATCTTAGCTTTTTTGTCACGTCCATGGCCCTATTTGTGACAGCTGAATCCACACTGCAACTATTGTTTGGATGGGAATTCATTGGCCTTTGCTCCTTCCTGCTCATCAGCTTTTGGTATGATCGGCCCGCTGCCGTGAAAGCTGCTTATAAAAGTCTTGTCATTAATCGCATTGGAGATGTAGCCCTTATTGGTGGCGTCTTGACCTTGCTTTTTTCTTTTCACACCTCATCCCTACAAACAATTTTTGCCCCCCTATCCTTTCCGCTGCACCCTGTCATTTCTGTGGCTAGTTTAGAATTTTCGAGCATCACGTTAGCCAGTGCCTTATTCGTAATTGCAGCGCTAGCAAAATCTGCTCAATTTGGCTTCCACACTTGGCTACCAGATGCTATGGAGGCGCCCACACCCGTGTCAGCTCTTCTTCATTCTGCAACCCTTGTGACCGCTGGCGTTTTTTTGTTGATTCGCCTGTCCCCCCTATTAGATCAAACACCTCTTATTAAACATATTTTACTCGGTATTGGTTTGCTGACCTCTCTGTTAGGGGCAACGGCTGCCCTTATGGAAACAAATATCAAAAGGATTTTAGCCTTTTCAACAATAAGCCAACTGGGTTTTATGATGGTTTCTATTGGTTTGGGTCTTTATGTTACAGCCTTCTTATTTTTGCTTGCCCATGCCTTCTCTAAAGCTCTGCTTTTCTTGTGCGCAGGATCCATAATCCATGCCGCCGATGGAGAGCAAAACATTTTTGAGATGCCCAAGTTTAAATTTGTTTTACCCCTCCCCTACGCAGGTCTATGGATTGGCCTTTTGTCCCTGTGTGGCTTTCCATTTCTGTCTGGTTTTTTTGCAAAGGAAAAAATCTTGGAAACGGCTTTTCATTCAAAGTTATTCCCATGTCATCTCTTATTCATTTGTCTGGAAATTCTTTTCTTTTTGACTATCTGTTACAGCGCCCGGCTTGTGTTTGTAACTTTTCATAAAAAGACCAAAAAAAAGCCTCAAGAACCTCTAAAACAGTTTTCTTGGATTGCATACGGCGCCATGGGAGTCTTGGCCTTGGGGGCCATTGGTTTGGGTGTTATTCTGATTCCCTATTTTGACCAAAAAATTCCCCTGTTCCTGCTAGGCAGCACTCAAAATTTTCTACTTATGAGCAGCCTTGCTTTCAATTTGATGGGCTTTGGGGGGGGCGTGATTTTATACACCCAGTACCCAAAACTTATCTCTCAAATGCTATTTTCTTTAGAAAAAATATATCTATTTTTCAGGAGTGGTTGGTACATAGATACCGCTTATCAGGTTGTTTTTGTGACCTCTTATCAAAAGGTTTCCAAATTTCTGTCAAACCAAGTTGATGAAGAGTTTATTAATAATGTGTGTATTAATGGTCTAGCCCGAGGCATAAAAAAATGCAATGATGGAATCGTTTATATTCAGTCAGGAAATCTTATGCATTACCTTCTGGCCCTTGCGCTTGGGATCATCCTGTTTATGGGATATTTGTTTGTAAAATGAATTTTGAAAATTTTCCTCTTTTATCTGTTGTCACTTTATTGCCTTTGTTTGGGGCAATTTTTATATCCCTTATTAATAAATCCGTTGGACAGGCAAATGCAAAATACGTAGCTCTTTGGACATCCCTTGTAACTTTATTTTTAAGTCTTTTGTTGTGGATATTTTTTGATATTAAAAATCCCAGTCACCAATTTATAGACCGTCTTACTTTATTGCCTTATTTCTCATTAGAATATAAAGTTGGCGTTGATGGCTTATCTTTAAGCTGCGTTCTGCTCACAACCCTCATTTTTCCTTTAGTGATCCTAGCGGGCTGGGAGAGCATCAAAACAAACCTAAAGTTTTACGCAAGTCTTATATTAGCCCTTGAGTCCTTTCTATTAGGCACCTTTACCAGTTTGAATCTTTTGTTTTTTTTCATATGTCTGGAAGGCTGCTTAATTCCAATGTACTTTTTAATTGGCCTATGGGGTGCGGAAAACCGGACCAGAGCAGCGCTTAACTTTTTTCTATATACATTTCTAGGGTCTATCTTTTTGCTTGCAGGCAGTTTAGTTTTTTATAGTGAAACAAACACATTTGATCTTGAACATTTATCTCAAACCCTTCTTGACCCCAAAATGCAAACATTAATAGGTAGTTTGTTTTTAGTTTCTTTTGCGATTAAGATGCCCATCGTTCCTTTGCATACCTGGCTCCCCTTGGCCCACGTTCAGGCACCCGCCCCCGTTTCTATGCTTTTAGCAGGCGTTTTATTAAAGATTGCGGGGTATGGATTTTTGCGCTTTTTCCCCACCTTGTTTCCTGAGTTTCTAAATCGATACTCTTTCTATTTTGGTATTTGGGTTCTGATATCTATTGTTTACACTTCTTGGTTAATTTTCTCACAACAAGATATTAAAAAAATAATCGCCTGTTCCTCTATTGCCCATATGGGGTTAGTTTTTTTGGGCGTCATAACTGGCACTATTGAAAGCCTAAATGGAGCTTTGATATACCTTATCAGCCATGGATTTATTGCAGCGGGCCTTTTTTTCTCGGTTGGCATTCTCTATGGTCAGGTCCATTCTCGCAACATCGAAGACTTTGGTGGACTTGCCCGGGTTATGCCCGTATTTTCCATTCTGTTTTTTCTATTCTCAATGGGGGCCATAGGGGTCCCCGGAACCAGCGGTTTTGTGGGGGAATTCTTAATATTGATGGGAACATTCAAACATCACATCTTATGGGCTTTTGGGGTTGGCATAAGCATGATTTTTACAGCTATTTATATGATGAATCTTTATAAGAATGTTTTCTTCAGCCGTATCACAGGAACCATTATCTTAGGTTTGAAAGA
It includes:
- the nuoK gene encoding NADH-quinone oxidoreductase subunit NuoK, whose translation is MLISLEHYLILSIIIFCLGFAVLLAHPRNLLIMLMGVEVMLLGCLLVFICFAKLYHNIDGLVFALVILTLSATKLAVGISLLILYFRHYHSLSLKNLMTLKR
- a CDS encoding NADH-quinone oxidoreductase subunit L produces the protein MISLAAILCVFLPFVSGLSLFFSLSKLNDEKVQIITIAIQGLVTLISLGLLIHFLYNPIPLAIPLFKWIHTSFLTVQWALRLDKISLWFLCLLNVLSFLIYLYSTSYMAQDSSRSRFYIYLSFFVTSMALFVTAESTLQLLFGWEFIGLCSFLLISFWYDRPAAVKAAYKSLVINRIGDVALIGGVLTLLFSFHTSSLQTIFAPLSFPLHPVISVASLEFSSITLASALFVIAALAKSAQFGFHTWLPDAMEAPTPVSALLHSATLVTAGVFLLIRLSPLLDQTPLIKHILLGIGLLTSLLGATAALMETNIKRILAFSTISQLGFMMVSIGLGLYVTAFLFLLAHAFSKALLFLCAGSIIHAADGEQNIFEMPKFKFVLPLPYAGLWIGLLSLCGFPFLSGFFAKEKILETAFHSKLFPCHLLFICLEILFFLTICYSARLVFVTFHKKTKKKPQEPLKQFSWIAYGAMGVLALGAIGLGVILIPYFDQKIPLFLLGSTQNFLLMSSLAFNLMGFGGGVILYTQYPKLISQMLFSLEKIYLFFRSGWYIDTAYQVVFVTSYQKVSKFLSNQVDEEFINNVCINGLARGIKKCNDGIVYIQSGNLMHYLLALALGIILFMGYLFVK
- a CDS encoding NADH-quinone oxidoreductase subunit M; this encodes MNFENFPLLSVVTLLPLFGAIFISLINKSVGQANAKYVALWTSLVTLFLSLLLWIFFDIKNPSHQFIDRLTLLPYFSLEYKVGVDGLSLSCVLLTTLIFPLVILAGWESIKTNLKFYASLILALESFLLGTFTSLNLLFFFICLEGCLIPMYFLIGLWGAENRTRAALNFFLYTFLGSIFLLAGSLVFYSETNTFDLEHLSQTLLDPKMQTLIGSLFLVSFAIKMPIVPLHTWLPLAHVQAPAPVSMLLAGVLLKIAGYGFLRFFPTLFPEFLNRYSFYFGIWVLISIVYTSWLIFSQQDIKKIIACSSIAHMGLVFLGVITGTIESLNGALIYLISHGFIAAGLFFSVGILYGQVHSRNIEDFGGLARVMPVFSILFFLFSMGAIGVPGTSGFVGEFLILMGTFKHHILWAFGVGISMIFTAIYMMNLYKNVFFSRITGTIILGLKDLDIREKSILIIFAFFMVGIGLFPKSILRLGDHTFSKVLKQSPSC